The Chloroflexota bacterium genome contains a region encoding:
- a CDS encoding transglutaminase family protein, giving the protein MVGPATYDIEHVTRYRYSSPVSGCVMSLCLEPRQDAGQRLLHVEIDTDPPAPTNAEADSFGNTKHVLNIHREHRALAITARATVEQTPAPPLPESLGASAWEEIGGWQDSFTLWDFVRPSALTQPSPALSVFTARLGIEPADDPLHSVQRLSNLLYRNLDYVPGSTSAISPVDHILESGRGVCQDYAHAMIAIARSWGVPTRYVSGYLHLSDIEDGDAPAPQTASHAWAECLLPELGWVGFDATNDRLAGLGHIRLAVGRDYRDVAPTSGIFRGGGESRIEVEVRVRPHRAG; this is encoded by the coding sequence ATGGTTGGCCCCGCCACCTACGACATCGAGCACGTCACTCGCTACCGCTACTCCTCGCCCGTGAGCGGATGCGTGATGTCGCTGTGCCTGGAGCCACGGCAGGACGCCGGCCAGCGGCTTCTGCACGTGGAAATCGATACCGACCCCCCAGCCCCCACGAACGCCGAGGCCGACAGCTTCGGCAACACCAAGCACGTGCTCAACATTCACCGGGAGCACCGTGCCCTCGCGATCACTGCCCGCGCCACCGTTGAGCAAACCCCGGCGCCCCCGCTGCCGGAGTCGCTTGGTGCGAGCGCCTGGGAAGAGATTGGTGGGTGGCAGGACTCATTCACGCTTTGGGACTTTGTCCGACCCAGCGCGCTGACCCAACCCTCGCCGGCGCTGAGCGTCTTCACGGCGCGACTCGGCATCGAGCCGGCGGACGATCCGCTGCATTCCGTGCAACGGCTATCGAACCTGCTCTACCGCAACCTCGACTACGTGCCGGGAAGCACTTCGGCGATATCGCCGGTCGATCACATCCTGGAATCAGGCCGCGGTGTCTGCCAGGACTACGCCCATGCCATGATCGCCATCGCGCGCTCCTGGGGCGTGCCGACGCGGTACGTGTCCGGCTACCTTCACCTCTCCGATATCGAGGATGGCGACGCGCCGGCGCCGCAGACAGCGAGCCATGCATGGGCCGAGTGCCTGCTGCCCGAGCTTGGGTGGGTTGGCTTTGACGCCACCAACGACCGCCTGGCCGGTCTCGGACATATCCGACTGGCGGTCGGTCGTGACTATCGCGACGTGGCCCCGACGAGCGGCATCTTTCGCGGCGGTGGCGAGAGCCGCATCGAGGTGGAGGTTCGGGTCCGGCCCCACCGGGCAGGCTGA
- a CDS encoding alpha-E domain-containing protein: protein MLVRSAQGLYWMSRYLERARRLCRLLQLQTESLVDRPIREIHFGWSRIYASVNRNPPAGRIELLGSDDYTLADSYTLAGDLTFERSNSDSVWSCFDQGRENARQIRQSISTPMWTQLNLAYLRLQELEMPDIWVVSPESFYADMVAQIDTFEGVAAATMYRGEGWRFMQLGRFIERAQLLAALLLAQLDAAEHVEEASDADWTGLLRLCHAFEVYNRRYSVAVQPRQVLDLLVTDPRLPDSLGRSIDRAAEEIDAIGPGPDPHSSGALQRLAGRIGGVIHYQWPDHDDGQALLEQVRTHCYELHDRVTAAYFDYAIEDAPVR from the coding sequence ATGTTGGTGCGCAGCGCTCAGGGGCTCTACTGGATGAGCCGCTATTTGGAGCGCGCACGGCGACTCTGCCGGTTGCTGCAGCTGCAAACGGAGTCCCTGGTTGACCGACCCATTCGCGAGATTCACTTCGGCTGGAGCCGGATCTATGCCAGCGTCAACCGGAATCCGCCGGCGGGGCGAATCGAGCTGCTCGGCAGTGACGACTACACCCTGGCCGATTCCTACACCCTGGCCGGCGACCTGACCTTCGAGCGCTCCAATTCCGACTCGGTGTGGAGCTGTTTCGACCAGGGCCGGGAGAACGCCCGCCAGATTCGCCAATCCATCAGCACGCCGATGTGGACCCAGTTGAACCTGGCCTACCTGCGCCTCCAGGAGCTGGAGATGCCGGACATTTGGGTGGTTTCACCCGAAAGCTTCTACGCCGATATGGTGGCGCAGATCGACACCTTCGAGGGCGTGGCCGCGGCCACGATGTATCGCGGCGAGGGCTGGCGCTTCATGCAGCTCGGGCGATTCATCGAGCGGGCGCAACTGCTTGCCGCACTGCTGTTGGCGCAGCTCGATGCCGCAGAGCATGTCGAGGAGGCTTCCGACGCGGACTGGACCGGCTTGCTGCGCCTCTGCCACGCCTTCGAGGTCTACAACCGCCGCTACAGCGTCGCCGTGCAGCCGCGCCAGGTGCTGGATCTGCTGGTCACGGACCCGCGCCTGCCGGACTCGCTGGGCCGATCCATTGACCGCGCCGCGGAGGAAATCGACGCGATCGGCCCGGGTCCCGACCCGCACTCCAGCGGCGCGCTGCAACGCCTGGCCGGTCGAATCGGCGGCGTGATCCACTACCAGTGGCCCGACCACGACGACGGCCAGGCGCTCCTGGAGCAGGTGCGTACGCATTGCTACGAGCTTCACGATCGGGTGACGGCCGCGTATTTCGACTACGCGATCGAAGACGCTCCCGTGCGCTGA
- a CDS encoding glucose 1-dehydrogenase, with product MNDAFSLAGRRALVTGASRGIGRGIALAFAEAGADVAIAATDSRKLTEVAAEALRHGVAAHPITVNLADVRAVMDMVDQARSAMGGLDVLVNNAAVHGGDAATDTTVEEFERLVNVNLRAPVFAAQRAGTYMRAAGGGVIINIGSTAAVRGLGVYGAVKAGLESFTDGLARAWGPDGIRVVAIQPGLISTDATASLEQDAERLERFLSQTHLRRIGQPRDVAGAAVFLASDAASFITGVVLPVSGGRVYKL from the coding sequence ATGAATGACGCCTTCTCGCTTGCCGGTCGCCGGGCGCTCGTCACAGGCGCCAGCCGTGGGATCGGACGCGGCATCGCCCTGGCGTTCGCCGAGGCCGGCGCCGACGTGGCCATCGCGGCGACGGACTCCCGGAAGCTGACCGAGGTCGCCGCCGAGGCGCTGCGTCATGGAGTTGCCGCACATCCGATAACCGTCAACCTCGCGGACGTCAGAGCCGTAATGGACATGGTTGACCAAGCTCGTTCCGCCATGGGTGGGCTGGACGTGCTGGTCAACAATGCGGCGGTCCACGGCGGTGATGCCGCCACGGACACCACCGTCGAGGAGTTCGAGCGCCTGGTGAATGTCAACCTGCGGGCGCCGGTGTTCGCGGCGCAGCGGGCGGGAACCTACATGCGGGCCGCGGGCGGCGGCGTGATCATCAACATCGGATCGACCGCCGCGGTGCGCGGACTGGGGGTCTACGGCGCGGTCAAGGCCGGGCTCGAGTCCTTCACCGACGGGCTGGCCCGAGCGTGGGGGCCTGACGGCATTCGCGTGGTTGCCATCCAGCCGGGACTCATCAGCACCGACGCGACGGCGTCCCTGGAGCAGGACGCGGAACGGCTCGAACGATTCCTGAGCCAAACGCACCTGCGGCGCATCGGCCAGCCGCGTGACGTGGCCGGCGCCGCCGTATTTCTGGCGTCGGACGCGGCCAGCTTCATCACGGGTGTCGTGCTTCCGGTTTCGGGTGGTCGCGTCTATAAGCTCTAG
- a CDS encoding extradiol dioxygenase, with protein MFIGVHSLIFTKDAEAARAFFRDVLEFPWVNAGDGWLVFALPPTEVGLHPEDGDRDHELHLLCDDIHATVARLQAKGVKLIEPIHEEEWGIATRIEVPGDAWIGIYQPKHPLVIEPER; from the coding sequence ATGTTCATCGGAGTCCACTCACTGATCTTCACCAAGGACGCCGAGGCCGCGCGGGCCTTCTTTCGCGACGTGCTGGAGTTTCCCTGGGTCAACGCCGGCGACGGTTGGCTCGTCTTTGCGCTCCCGCCCACGGAGGTCGGGCTCCATCCGGAGGACGGCGACCGCGACCACGAGCTGCACCTGCTCTGCGACGACATTCACGCCACGGTGGCCCGGCTTCAAGCCAAGGGCGTCAAGCTCATTGAACCGATCCATGAAGAAGAGTGGGGCATTGCCACGCGGATCGAGGTTCCCGGCGACGCCTGGATCGGGATCTACCAGCCCAAGCACCCGCTCGTGATCGAGCCGGAGCGGTAG
- a CDS encoding ammonium transporter, with protein MRVLVSSLVRPFPRRLVLILLLALAIPLLIPNVARAAVSEEATFVFNTFAFLIWGALVMFMCAGFTMLESGSVRTKNASMICLKNIGIYSIAGLAYFIIGYNLMYVDVGSVIGSFTFLYGPSSAELDLLAGDEGAVSSVVANGYSSMSDWFFQMVFVATAASIVSGALAERVKMWSFFLFTLLLTAFIYPIVGAWTWGGGWLSEMGFQDFAGSTIVHSVGGWAALAGILVVGPRLGKFRKDGTARATPPSNILIVTLGVFILWLGWFGFNGGSQLALGSAFDAVAMSHVLVNTNLGAAAGVVAALAISRSIMGRTDLFVGLNGAIAGLVSITAGPDIVDHHWAIVIGAVGAILCTLGLKLLEKLKLDDVVGAVPAHLFAGIWGTLAASIAAGAMFHVQLIGVLAVGAFVFAVSYLVWRLIDLTIKVRVSRQVEQLGQDAGELGIEAYPEFVLMPEEFDED; from the coding sequence ATGCGTGTTCTCGTGAGTTCCCTGGTCAGACCGTTTCCGAGACGCCTCGTCCTCATCCTGCTGTTGGCGCTCGCCATCCCGCTGTTGATACCTAACGTGGCACGCGCCGCGGTGTCGGAAGAGGCGACGTTTGTCTTCAACACGTTTGCGTTCCTGATTTGGGGAGCCCTGGTGATGTTCATGTGCGCCGGCTTCACCATGCTGGAGTCCGGGTCGGTGCGCACCAAGAACGCCTCCATGATCTGCCTCAAGAACATCGGCATCTACTCCATCGCCGGACTCGCGTACTTCATCATCGGCTACAACCTCATGTACGTGGACGTCGGCTCGGTGATCGGTTCGTTCACCTTCCTCTACGGACCGTCGAGCGCCGAGCTTGACCTTTTGGCCGGAGACGAGGGCGCAGTTAGCAGCGTTGTCGCCAACGGCTATTCCTCGATGTCCGACTGGTTCTTCCAGATGGTCTTCGTGGCCACCGCCGCGTCAATCGTGTCGGGCGCGCTGGCGGAACGCGTGAAGATGTGGTCGTTCTTCCTGTTCACCCTTCTGCTCACGGCGTTCATCTACCCCATCGTCGGGGCATGGACCTGGGGCGGGGGCTGGCTGTCCGAGATGGGATTCCAGGACTTCGCCGGCTCGACCATCGTCCACAGCGTGGGCGGCTGGGCGGCTTTGGCCGGCATCCTGGTGGTCGGGCCGCGGCTGGGCAAATTCCGCAAGGATGGCACCGCCCGTGCCACACCGCCCTCCAACATTCTGATCGTGACGCTCGGCGTGTTCATCCTTTGGCTCGGGTGGTTTGGGTTCAATGGCGGCTCGCAGCTGGCGCTTGGCAGCGCTTTCGACGCGGTCGCCATGAGCCACGTGCTCGTCAACACCAACCTGGGGGCGGCGGCCGGCGTCGTGGCCGCTCTTGCAATCTCGCGCTCGATCATGGGGCGGACGGACCTCTTCGTCGGTCTCAACGGCGCCATCGCGGGGCTGGTTTCCATTACCGCCGGCCCTGATATCGTGGATCATCACTGGGCCATCGTCATCGGCGCCGTAGGCGCGATCCTGTGCACTCTCGGTCTCAAGCTGCTGGAGAAGCTCAAGCTGGACGACGTGGTCGGGGCCGTGCCCGCCCACCTCTTCGCCGGCATTTGGGGAACCCTGGCCGCATCGATTGCCGCCGGCGCCATGTTCCACGTGCAGCTGATTGGCGTGTTGGCCGTTGGCGCCTTCGTGTTTGCCGTTTCTTATCTGGTGTGGCGCCTCATCGACCTGACGATCAAGGTCCGCGTGTCGCGCCAAGTCGAGCAGCTGGGTCAGGACGCCGGCGAGTTGGGCATCGAGGCCTACCCCGAATTCGTGCTCATGCCGGAAGAGTTCGACGAGGACTAG
- a CDS encoding MtnX-like HAD-IB family phosphatase: MFDFDGTVSPADMGHVLFDALATPEWRVIDDRWIRREIPTSVRARAQFDLVEPDLRAMHRLIDRQAVDPAFPALARGLQRAGADVRIASDGFAFYISRMLAAAGLADLPVDSNRLEVRGGAIVLGFPYERDGCGHCGMCKALPVRWAKARGRRAVYVGDGYSDRCAVTEADVVFAKDSLAAHCRANGIPYHAFASLSDVQAWVTHRSDTDTPYG; encoded by the coding sequence ATCTTCGACTTCGACGGCACGGTGAGCCCGGCGGACATGGGCCACGTGCTGTTCGACGCGCTGGCAACCCCTGAATGGCGGGTTATCGACGACCGTTGGATCCGACGTGAAATCCCGACCAGCGTGAGGGCTCGCGCCCAATTCGACCTGGTGGAGCCCGACCTCAGAGCGATGCACCGGCTCATCGACCGGCAGGCGGTCGATCCCGCGTTTCCCGCGTTGGCGCGAGGACTTCAACGCGCCGGCGCCGACGTGCGCATCGCCAGCGACGGCTTCGCGTTCTACATCAGCCGCATGCTGGCGGCAGCCGGTCTGGCCGATCTGCCGGTGGATTCGAATCGTCTCGAGGTGCGCGGCGGCGCCATCGTGCTCGGATTCCCGTACGAGCGGGACGGATGCGGGCACTGCGGCATGTGCAAGGCTCTGCCGGTGCGGTGGGCGAAGGCGCGCGGGCGTCGCGCGGTTTATGTGGGTGACGGCTACTCGGACCGCTGTGCGGTCACCGAGGCCGACGTGGTCTTCGCCAAGGACAGTTTGGCCGCTCACTGCCGGGCGAACGGCATTCCTTACCATGCCTTCGCGAGTCTTTCCGATGTTCAAGCCTGGGTGACCCACCGATCCGACACCGACACTCCCTACGGCTGA
- the gatC gene encoding Asp-tRNA(Asn)/Glu-tRNA(Gln) amidotransferase subunit GatC, with protein MIDREQVVHVAALARLALSEAEIDRMQADLQQILQAFEALNALDVSDVSPTAQVIPLATVERPDATEAPLSRDDVMRNAPRVERDQIRVPAVLPED; from the coding sequence ATGATCGACCGCGAGCAAGTGGTGCACGTCGCGGCCTTGGCGCGTCTGGCGCTCTCCGAGGCCGAGATCGACCGCATGCAGGCCGACCTGCAGCAAATCCTGCAGGCGTTCGAGGCGCTCAATGCGCTTGACGTTTCCGATGTATCGCCCACGGCGCAGGTGATTCCGCTGGCGACCGTCGAGCGACCCGATGCCACCGAGGCGCCGCTCTCGCGCGACGACGTGATGCGCAACGCGCCGCGAGTCGAGCGGGACCAGATTCGCGTTCCCGCCGTGCTGCCGGAGGACTAG
- a CDS encoding ATP-dependent DNA ligase, protein MTFRELAVIFERLDEISARNAMIDILAEVYGAVGPDEAAQVTYLIQGRLVPKFVDLEFGVASRLMIEALALAFDRDRAEIEAVSRETGDLGTAAEQLTSHEGGDLSVGEVFERLREVAEAEGPGSQERKVQGIAAILQELDARSNRYLPRIPLGRLRLGVGDPTVMDALSVAKVGDKSERKVIERAYNLTSDLGLVAHDYVAEGRAAMEAVDVRVGYPVRMAQAERLSSGAEIVDKIGRAAVEAKFDGFRVQIHRNGTTVSIYSRNLEDMTGMFPEVTESVLAQVRAEQAIFEGEAMGVDPDSGDFLPFQVTVSRKRKHGIEEAAATMPLTVQAFDVLYDGEDVTTLPFSARRERLQALIGPGEGVVVSEVLETEDPEEIDRFFGARVDEGLEGVLAKRLDAPYEAGKRNFNWIKLKRSYSAALNDTLDCVLIGYWRGRGKRAAWGIGALLSAVWDPKSETFKTIARIGTGYSDEEWVRIREMLDAHAVPEQPASVDSHVTPDVWSTPTHVVEVLADEITLSPTHTAGRSETQQGMALRFPRVLNFVREDKDPTDATTVAEARAMFEQQTGKAGGG, encoded by the coding sequence ATGACCTTCCGCGAGCTTGCCGTCATCTTCGAGCGCCTGGATGAGATCAGCGCGCGCAACGCCATGATCGACATCCTGGCGGAGGTATACGGCGCGGTTGGGCCGGATGAAGCGGCGCAGGTGACCTACCTGATTCAGGGGCGATTGGTTCCCAAGTTCGTCGACCTCGAGTTCGGCGTGGCCAGTCGGCTCATGATCGAGGCGCTGGCGCTGGCGTTCGACCGGGACCGCGCAGAGATCGAGGCCGTGTCGCGAGAGACGGGCGATCTCGGCACGGCGGCGGAGCAACTGACGAGCCACGAGGGAGGCGATTTGTCGGTGGGCGAGGTCTTCGAGCGCCTGCGCGAGGTGGCCGAGGCCGAGGGACCAGGCTCCCAGGAACGCAAGGTGCAGGGAATCGCCGCCATCCTCCAGGAGCTGGACGCGCGCTCGAATCGCTACCTGCCGCGGATTCCGCTGGGCCGCCTGCGGCTGGGCGTGGGCGATCCCACGGTGATGGACGCGCTCTCGGTCGCCAAAGTGGGCGACAAATCCGAGCGCAAGGTGATCGAGCGCGCCTACAACCTGACCAGCGATCTGGGTCTGGTCGCGCACGACTACGTCGCCGAAGGCCGCGCCGCCATGGAAGCCGTTGACGTGCGCGTGGGCTATCCCGTGCGCATGGCCCAGGCCGAGCGCCTCTCGAGCGGCGCCGAGATCGTCGACAAGATCGGGCGCGCGGCGGTGGAGGCGAAGTTCGACGGCTTCCGGGTGCAGATTCACCGCAACGGGACGACGGTCAGCATCTACAGCCGGAACCTGGAGGACATGACGGGAATGTTCCCCGAGGTCACGGAATCCGTGCTGGCCCAAGTGCGCGCCGAACAGGCGATCTTCGAGGGCGAGGCGATGGGCGTGGACCCGGACAGCGGAGACTTCCTGCCCTTTCAGGTCACTGTGTCGCGCAAGCGCAAGCACGGCATCGAGGAAGCGGCGGCCACCATGCCCCTGACCGTGCAAGCGTTCGACGTGCTCTACGACGGCGAAGACGTGACCACGCTGCCGTTCAGCGCGCGGCGCGAGCGGCTCCAAGCGCTGATAGGGCCCGGCGAAGGCGTGGTGGTGTCAGAGGTGCTCGAAACCGAGGATCCGGAAGAAATCGATCGGTTCTTCGGCGCGCGCGTAGACGAGGGGCTCGAAGGCGTGCTGGCCAAGCGGCTGGATGCCCCCTATGAAGCGGGGAAACGCAACTTCAACTGGATCAAGCTCAAACGCAGCTACTCGGCGGCGCTCAACGACACGCTCGACTGCGTGCTGATCGGATACTGGCGCGGTCGAGGCAAGCGCGCCGCCTGGGGCATCGGGGCGCTGCTGAGCGCGGTGTGGGACCCCAAGAGCGAGACGTTCAAGACCATCGCGCGCATCGGCACCGGCTACTCGGACGAGGAATGGGTCCGAATCCGGGAGATGCTGGACGCCCACGCGGTGCCCGAGCAGCCGGCGTCCGTGGACTCGCACGTGACGCCGGACGTGTGGAGTACTCCCACCCATGTCGTCGAGGTGCTGGCCGATGAGATCACGCTGAGCCCCACCCACACCGCCGGTCGCAGCGAGACACAGCAGGGTATGGCGCTGCGCTTTCCGCGCGTGCTGAACTTCGTGCGCGAGGACAAGGACCCCACCGACGCCACGACGGTTGCCGAGGCGAGGGCCATGTTCGAGCAGCAGACGGGGAAGGCCGGCGGGGGCTAA
- a CDS encoding UvrD-helicase domain-containing protein, whose product MQRQPQSDERSDHDEPSTDGLNPQQRTAVEHLVGPLLVFAGAGTGKTRVITHRVAKLVAHGVAPWHILAVTFTNKAANEMRERIIDLVGLSAGGVNVGTFHGQCLRILRRDFHRIGWESEFSIYDATDQLRAVKQAMSDLDMPLNTISPQAVRNEISRAKDELATPHEYAERADGFFQETTASIYHRYQRILRNAQAVDFGDMIAYAVRILRESPEARTAYHDRFRFILVDEYQDTNRAQYYFVRELAAGHGNVCVVGDDDQSIYSWRGADIRNILEFENQFPAASVVRLERNYRSTKRILAAANEVISKLATRAPKTLWTDRDDGDALGVIEALDEDDEAQQVLEVVRKLTTDQQVARRDIAIMYRTNAQSRAFEELFVRLGVPYQLVGATEFYNRKEVRDVMAYLRAVANPRDLLSFERIANVPRRGIGATTLKSLRAWAEQTGLAPGELVRWLAQQADAPDAVQAEAPLAGRARRALTELGRVMRKLDTLATELPVGSLINAVVQETGYDDVLDNDPDRPEERWENVVELAAAAGKYDEFEPREGLQRFLYEAALVSEVDNLAEQSEAITMLTYHAAKGLEFGVVFMTGMEEELFPHIRSHDDPDQMEEERRLAYVGITRARDRLFMSYARFRSGWGTPVRFPSRFLNDIPQEHLVYERRLNEQPGIPSIGPVSSQAEPQAPTERTFRDGQKVRHRVFGEGLVVAGKVTRFDEEVTVMFETAGLKQLAVNLANLEALN is encoded by the coding sequence ATGCAGCGGCAGCCGCAATCGGACGAGCGTTCAGACCACGACGAACCGTCGACAGACGGGCTGAATCCGCAGCAGCGGACGGCGGTCGAGCACCTGGTCGGTCCGCTGCTCGTCTTTGCCGGCGCCGGGACGGGCAAGACGCGCGTCATCACGCACCGGGTGGCCAAGCTCGTCGCGCACGGAGTCGCCCCGTGGCACATCTTGGCGGTCACGTTTACCAACAAGGCGGCGAATGAGATGCGCGAGCGCATCATCGACCTTGTGGGACTCTCGGCGGGCGGCGTCAACGTCGGCACCTTCCACGGCCAGTGCCTGCGGATTCTGCGCCGTGACTTTCACCGCATCGGCTGGGAGTCGGAATTCTCGATCTACGACGCGACCGATCAGCTTCGGGCCGTCAAGCAGGCCATGTCGGACCTGGACATGCCGCTGAACACCATCAGCCCGCAGGCCGTGCGAAATGAAATCTCCCGCGCCAAGGACGAGCTGGCAACGCCGCACGAATATGCGGAGCGCGCCGACGGCTTCTTTCAGGAAACGACCGCCAGCATCTATCACCGCTACCAGCGCATCCTGCGGAATGCACAGGCGGTCGACTTCGGCGACATGATCGCCTACGCGGTTCGGATACTGCGCGAATCGCCGGAAGCGCGAACTGCCTACCACGACCGTTTCCGCTTCATCTTGGTTGACGAATACCAGGACACGAACCGCGCGCAGTACTACTTCGTTCGCGAGCTGGCCGCCGGTCACGGCAACGTCTGCGTGGTGGGCGACGACGACCAGAGCATTTACTCGTGGCGCGGCGCCGACATTCGCAACATCTTGGAATTCGAGAACCAGTTTCCGGCGGCGTCGGTGGTTCGGCTGGAGCGCAACTATCGCTCGACGAAGCGAATTCTCGCGGCGGCGAACGAGGTGATCTCGAAGCTCGCCACCCGCGCGCCAAAGACGCTGTGGACCGATCGGGACGACGGCGACGCGCTGGGCGTCATCGAGGCACTCGACGAGGACGACGAGGCGCAGCAGGTCCTCGAGGTCGTTCGCAAGCTGACCACGGATCAGCAGGTGGCCCGGCGCGATATCGCCATCATGTACCGCACGAACGCGCAGTCACGGGCCTTCGAAGAGCTGTTCGTGCGTCTGGGCGTGCCCTACCAGCTTGTCGGCGCAACGGAGTTCTACAACCGCAAGGAAGTGCGCGACGTCATGGCGTACCTGCGCGCGGTGGCGAATCCGCGCGACCTGCTGAGCTTCGAGCGCATCGCCAACGTGCCCCGGCGCGGGATCGGCGCCACTACGCTGAAAAGCCTGCGCGCGTGGGCCGAGCAGACGGGTCTGGCGCCCGGCGAGCTGGTGCGCTGGCTGGCGCAGCAGGCCGATGCGCCCGACGCCGTGCAAGCGGAGGCGCCGCTGGCCGGCCGGGCCCGCCGTGCGCTGACGGAGCTGGGTCGGGTCATGCGCAAGCTCGACACGCTGGCGACCGAGCTTCCAGTGGGCAGCCTCATCAACGCCGTCGTGCAGGAAACCGGCTACGACGACGTGCTGGACAACGACCCGGACCGTCCGGAAGAGCGCTGGGAGAACGTGGTCGAGCTGGCGGCCGCCGCCGGCAAGTACGACGAGTTCGAGCCCCGCGAAGGTCTGCAGCGCTTCCTCTACGAAGCGGCGCTCGTGTCCGAGGTCGACAACCTGGCCGAGCAATCGGAAGCGATCACCATGCTCACCTACCACGCCGCCAAGGGATTGGAGTTTGGCGTCGTGTTCATGACGGGAATGGAGGAGGAATTGTTTCCTCACATCAGGTCCCACGACGACCCGGATCAGATGGAGGAAGAGCGGCGCCTGGCCTACGTGGGCATCACCAGGGCACGGGACCGCCTCTTCATGTCCTATGCGCGGTTCCGGTCTGGGTGGGGTACTCCGGTGCGCTTTCCTTCGCGGTTTTTGAACGACATTCCGCAGGAGCACCTGGTCTACGAGCGTCGCCTGAATGAGCAGCCGGGCATTCCGTCCATTGGCCCGGTGAGCTCGCAGGCCGAGCCGCAGGCGCCCACGGAGCGTACGTTTCGGGACGGCCAGAAAGTGCGGCATCGCGTGTTCGGCGAGGGACTGGTCGTGGCCGGCAAGGTCACGCGCTTCGACGAAGAAGTGACGGTCATGTTCGAGACCGCCGGCCTCAAGCAGCTTGCCGTGAACCTCGCCAACCTGGAGGCCCTCAACTGA
- a CDS encoding glucose 1-dehydrogenase: MSLSGGFRLDGRRALVTGASRGIGRAIAEAFAEAGADVALAARTVSDLETVAAAVEAHGRTAVVLPLDVRDVAAVEEAIAKAGEALGGLDILVNNAGVYFHATVDELTPEQFQLVLDVNLRAVVFAMQAARPLMRAGGGGVVINISSVAAEKGAPNVYGASKAALESFTRGADRDWALDNIRCVAIAPGMIDTDMEAEVLADPARIDPVIATTARRRVAQPGEVAAAAVFLASQAADFISGAVLNVDGGRSAHY; this comes from the coding sequence ATGTCTCTTTCGGGCGGCTTCCGGCTCGACGGCCGCCGCGCGCTGGTCACCGGCGCCAGCCGCGGGATCGGGCGAGCCATCGCCGAGGCGTTCGCCGAGGCGGGCGCGGACGTGGCGCTGGCCGCGCGCACCGTGTCCGACCTCGAGACGGTTGCGGCGGCGGTCGAAGCACACGGCCGTACCGCGGTCGTGCTGCCACTGGACGTGCGTGACGTGGCTGCGGTCGAAGAGGCCATCGCCAAGGCCGGCGAAGCGCTGGGCGGGCTCGACATCCTGGTGAACAACGCGGGGGTCTACTTCCACGCCACTGTCGACGAGCTCACGCCGGAGCAGTTCCAACTGGTGCTCGATGTGAACCTGCGCGCCGTCGTGTTCGCCATGCAGGCGGCGCGACCGCTGATGCGGGCGGGCGGCGGCGGCGTGGTCATCAACATCAGCTCGGTCGCCGCGGAGAAGGGGGCGCCTAACGTCTATGGCGCCAGCAAAGCGGCGCTGGAGAGTTTCACCCGCGGCGCCGATCGCGACTGGGCGCTGGACAACATCCGCTGCGTGGCGATCGCGCCGGGAATGATCGACACGGACATGGAGGCGGAGGTGTTGGCCGACCCGGCGCGCATCGATCCGGTGATCGCGACCACCGCGCGCCGCCGCGTGGCCCAGCCGGGCGAAGTCGCCGCTGCCGCGGTCTTTCTGGCCTCACAAGCGGCCGATTTCATCAGCGGCGCCGTGCTCAACGTTGACGGCGGCCGCAGCGCGCACTACTAG